A genomic window from Sphingomonas taxi includes:
- a CDS encoding exodeoxyribonuclease VII small subunit — MDNPIESLSFEDALKELERIVGRLESGEATLDESIQLYERGDRLRQRCAERLDAAQARIEAIRLDAEGKATATRPFAAG; from the coding sequence ATGGATAATCCTATCGAAAGCCTGTCGTTCGAAGACGCGCTCAAGGAGCTGGAACGGATCGTCGGCCGGCTCGAAAGCGGCGAGGCGACGCTGGACGAATCGATCCAGCTCTACGAGCGCGGCGACCGTCTGCGCCAGCGCTGCGCCGAGCGGCTCGACGCCGCGCAGGCGCGGATCGAGGCGATCCGCCTCGATGCCGAGGGCAAGGCGACGGCGACGCGCCCCTTTGCCGCAGGCTGA